One stretch of Miscanthus floridulus cultivar M001 chromosome 18, ASM1932011v1, whole genome shotgun sequence DNA includes these proteins:
- the LOC136521879 gene encoding cytokinin dehydrogenase 2-like, whose protein sequence is MTMGRATATMVTLVVPPTLAAAPPPTASSTSSVVIDDIIRGLADTTAGRIRTDADATSRASTDFGTNVTVDAARPAAVFYPSCAADIAALLRASSASVSPFPVSARGCGHSTRGQATAPGGVVVDMPSLGRHATNSSARLAVSVDGRYIDAGGEQLWVDVRHAALAHGLTPRSWTDYLHLTVGGTLSNAGISGQAFRHGPQISNVLELDVVTGTGEMMTCSKSKEADLFDAVLGGLGQFGIITRARIPLVPAPARARWVRLLYTGAADLTGDQERLIDESGALAGLMDYVEGSVLTDVQGLIGTWRSQPPSSSFYSEADAARIAALAKEAGGVLYCLEGAVYYGGASDTTATDVDKGVEVMLRELRYARGLAFVQDVSYVQFLDRVSAGERRLRDEGLWDVPHPWLSLFLPRSRILDFAAGVFHGVLRRRDGAAVKGGGPVLVYPMNRGKWDGATSAVLPTVGDGQEEEEVFYTVGILRSAVADGDLRRMEEQNAEVARFCEAAGIPCTQYLPYYATPEEWAARHFGPGRWDRFLRRKRKYDPMAILSRGQRIFSYPLGRLVQ, encoded by the exons ATGACGATGGGTAGAGCTACGGCCACCATGGTGACCCTCGTCGTCCCGCCCACgctcgccgccgcgccgccgccgaccgCGTCGTCCACGTCGTCCGTCGTCATCGACGACATCATCCGCGGCCTCGCTGACACCACCGCCGGGCGTATCCGCACGGACGCCGACGCGACGTCGCGCGCGTCCACCGACTTCGGCACCAACGTGACCGTGGACGCAGCCCGGCCGGCGGCCGTGTTCTACCCGTCGTGCGCTGCCGACATCGCGGCGCTGCTGCGGGCATCCAGCGCGAGCGTCTCGCCGTTCCCCGTCTCCGCGAGGGGGTGCGGGCACTCGACCCGGGGCCAGGCGACGGCCCCCGGCGGCGTCGTCGTCGACATGCCGTCGCTAGGGCGCCACGCCACCAACTCCTCCGCGCGGCTCGCCGTGTCGGTGGACGGGCGCTACATCGACGCCGGCGGCGAGCAGCTGTGGGTGGACGTGCGGCACGCCGCCCTGGCGCACGGCCTCACGCCGCGCTCTTGGACGGACTACCTCCACCTCACGGTCGGCGGCACGCTCTCCAACGCTGGCATCAGCGGCCAGGCCTTCCGCCATGGCCCGCAGATATCCAACGTCCTCGAGCTCGACGTCGTCACGG GAACAGGGGAGATGATGACGTGCTCCAAGTCGAAGGAGGCCGACCTCTTCGACGCCGTGCTCGGCGGGCTGGGGCAGTTCGGCATCATAACGCGCGCGCGGATCCCGCTGGTGCCGGCGCCGGCGAGGGCGCGGTGGGTGCGGCTCCTCTACACCGGCGCCGCGGACCTGACGGGCGACCAGGAGCGGCTCATCGACGAGAGCGGCGCGCTGGCCGGGCTCATGGACTACGTCGAGGGCTCCGTCCTCACCGACGTCCAGGGCctcatcggcacctggcgctcgcagccgccgtcgtcgtccttcTACTCAGAGGCTGACGCTGCCCGCATCGCCGCGCTAGCCAAGGAGGCCGGCGGCGTCCTTTACTGCCTGGAGGGCGCGGTGTACTACGGCGGCGCCAGCGACACGACCGCCACAGACGTTGACAAG GGCGTGGAGGTGATGCTGCGTGAGCTGCGGTACGCGCGGGGGTTGGCGTTCGTGCAGGACGTGTCGTACGTGCAGTTCCTGGACCGCGTCAGCGCCGGCGAGCGCAGACTCCGCGACGAGGGCCTCTGGGACGTGCCGCACCCGTGGCTCAGCCTCTTCCTCCCGCGCTCCCGCATCCTGGACTTCGCCGCGGGCGTCTTCCACGGCGTGCTCCGCCGCCGCGACGGCGCCGCCGTGAAGGGCGGTGGCCCCGTGCTTGTGTACCCCATGAACCGGGGCAAGTGGGACGGTGCCACGTCGGCGGTGCTCCCCACCGTCGGCGACGGccaggaagaggaggaggtgTTCTACACGGTGGGCATCCTGCGGTCGGCAGTGGCAGACGGCGACCTGCGGCGCATGGAGGAGCAGAACGCGGAGGTGGCGCGCTTCTGCGAGGCCGCCGGCATCCCGTGCACGCAGTACCTGCCCTACTACGCGACACCGGAGGAGTGGGCGGCGCGGCACTTCGGGCCCGGCAGGTGGGACAGGTTCCTCCGCCGCAAGAGGAAATACGACCCCATGGCGATCCTGTCGCGCGGGCAGAGGATTTTCTCCTACCCACTAGGCCGGCTGGTCCAGTGA
- the LOC136524750 gene encoding protein PXR1-like yields MAEQLEQPLEPPQILDIKSSDESKGNISPDEKSDSNKNDEQRLARLKKNKLKAGRRNIVKQRKQIWNKYKAKLTEYNRKKAEREATKSTKRERIEELTKELHTLTNNGKSEEDQKKEVGGPENNPVRKFHKSHKENNHPKSQFFKD; encoded by the coding sequence ATggcggagcagttagaacaacctctAGAACCACCACAGATCctagatataaaatcttcagacgaatcaAAAGGCAACATCTCAccagatgagaaaagcgacagcaacaaaaatgatgagcaaaggctagcaagactaaagaagaataaATTGAAGGCTGGAAGAAGGAACATTgttaaacaaaggaagcaaatctGGAATAAGTACAAGGCGAAACTAACGGAATACAATAGAAAGAAGGCAGAAAGAGAAGCCAcaaaaagtacaaaaagggaaagaattgaagaattaacaaaagaattgcacaccctcacgaataacggAAAGTCAGaggaagaccagaagaaagaagtcgggggaCCAGAAAACAACCCGGTGAGGAAGTTCCACAAGAGCCACAAGGAGAACAACCACCCAAAAAGTCAATTTTTCAAAGACTAG